A part of Carettochelys insculpta isolate YL-2023 chromosome 1, ASM3395843v1, whole genome shotgun sequence genomic DNA contains:
- the LOC142007070 gene encoding olfactory receptor 52E2-like, with the protein MSDANRTDFTNPSTFILLGIPGLEMAHVWIAIPFCAVYIMAILGNSTILFIVKRQPRLHEPMYYFLCMLAVSDVGLSTAILPKMLANFWFNSREISFNACLTQMYFFHSFSVTDSGIFVAMALDRYVAICHPLRHSTILTNCVVAKIGLAVALRSTVFSLPYPLLARQWPYCRTNIISEPFCSHIAVVILACADTRISNHYGLFVLFCVKGLDVFIIAVSYIQILRAIFRLPTKEARLKTFGTCISHLCAILLFYFPVLFSSLTNRFGQNVALHFRVLMANVYVLMPPMLNPIIYGMRTKEIRDRLLWLFAHKGK; encoded by the coding sequence ATGTCAGATGCCAACAGAACCGACTtcaccaacccctccaccttTATCCTCCTcggcattcctggcctggagaTGGCCCATGTCTGGATCGCCATCCCCTTCTGTGCCGTGTACATCATGGCCATCTTGGGGAACTCCACCATCCTGTTCATTGTGAAGAGGCAGCCACGCCTacatgagcccatgtactattttCTCTGCATGCTGGCAGTCAGCGATGTGGGACTGTCTACAGCCATCCTGCCCAAAATGCTGGCAAActtctggttcaattccagggagatcagtttcaatgcctgcctcacccagatgtatTTCTTTCACTCCTTCTCTGTAACAGACTCTGGGATCTTCGTCGCCATGGCTTTggatcgctacgtggccatctgccatcccctgagaCACTCCACCATCCTGACAAACTGTGTGGTAGCCAAgattggcctggctgtggctctgcGCAGCACTGTGTTTTCATTGCCCTACCCCTTGCTGGCGAGGCAGTGGCCGTATTGCAGAACTAACATTATTTCTGAGCCATTCTGCTCACACATAGCAGTAGTGATCCTGGCCTGTGCTGACACCCGCATCAGTAATCACTATGGCCTCTTTGTGCTATTCTGTGTGAAAGGTCTGGATGTGTTTATCATTGCTGTCTCCTATAtccagatcctcagggccatcttcCGTCTCCCCACAAAGGAGGCCCGGCTCAAGACCTTTGGGACCTGCATATCCCACCTCTGTGCCATCTTACTCTTCTACTTCCCAgttcttttctcctccctcacGAACCGGTTTGGTCAGAATGTGGCCCTGCATTTCCGTGTTCTCATGGCCAATGTGTATGTCTTGATGCCCCccatgctaaaccccatcatctacgGGATGAGAACGAAAGAGATCCGGgacaggctgctctggctctttgcCCATAAAGGGAAATAA